The Juglans microcarpa x Juglans regia isolate MS1-56 chromosome 8S, Jm3101_v1.0, whole genome shotgun sequence genome has a window encoding:
- the LOC121244866 gene encoding uncharacterized protein LOC121244866: MAAFMSMKTTKTKKMKRKDLELDCFHDDFSDLSLSSPARKIRRLDAELPPIMEEEPEIPRGVREGVGVTDAFELESEYPFNDEKAIVLFKPLNRPPLLHSPASNLSFSVDSHIMSGFKNQLFGSNQYSQVKSAEEEEPIKDENNSCLAVVPWVPSQRCPAPATEVPQLMEEAEEMVAAMDIEEDNNKSNASIEQSHPSVHNMYGGIVGSDGLYQWQQQHCMIPQLSQNTYTPISWFR, encoded by the exons ATGGCTGCCTTCATGAGCATGAAAACAACGAAGAccaagaagatgaaaaggaagGACCTTGAGCTCGACTGCTTCCACGACGACTTCTccgatctctctctttcttcccccGCTCGAAAGATTCGCCGCCTG GATGCGGAGTTGCCGCCAATTATGGAGGAAGAGCCAGAGATTCCACGGGGAGTACGAGAAGGAGTTGGAGTTACTGACGCATTTGAATTGGAATCGGAATATCCGTTCAATgatgagaaggccattgttctCTTCAAGCCTTTAAATAGACCTCCTCTTCTACATTCTCCGGCTTCGAATCTCTCTTTCTCCGTTGATTCTCACATAATGTCTGGCTTTAAGA ATCAATTATTTGGGTCGAACCAGTATAGTCAAGTAAAATCAGCTGAAGAAGAGGAACCCATAAAAGACGAGAATAATAGTTGTTTGGCTGTTGTTCCTTGGGTTCCATCTCAGCGTTGTCCTGCTCCGGCCACCGAGGTTCCCCAGTTGATGGAGGAGGCTGAAGAAATGGTTGCAGCTATGGATATTGAAGAAGATAACAACAAAAGCAATGCGAGCATAGAGCAAAGCCACCCAAGTGTGCATAATATGTACGGTGGAATTGTGGGAAGCGATGGCTTATATCAGTGGCAGCAACAGCATTGCATGATACCACAGCTTTCCCAAAATACATACACTCCCATTTCATGGTTCcggtaa
- the LOC121244919 gene encoding uncharacterized protein LOC121244919, translating to MGGGMEANKNKFIEDWGSARENLEHNFRWTRRNFALVGIFGLVVPILVYKGIVREFHMQDEDAGRPYRKFL from the exons atgggggGAGGAATGGAGGCGAACAAGAACAAGTTTATAGAGGACTGGGGCAGTGCCCGTGAGAACCTCGAGCACAACTTCCGCTGGACTCGCCGCAACTTCGCCCTCGTCGGCATCTTCGGTCTCGTCGTCCCCATCCTCGTCTACAAGGGCATCGTCCGTGAATTC CATATGCAAGATGAGGATGCAGGCAGACCGTACAGGAAGTTTCTGTGA